In Providencia hangzhouensis, the DNA window GCACCGGGTGTACTGAAAATTGTTAAGGTTTATCTGGCTGTTAAACGTCAGATCCAACCGGGTGATAAAATGGCGGGTCGCCATGGTAACAAAGGTGTTATCTCAAAAATCAACCCAGTTGAAGACATGCCTTACGATGAAAACGGTAACCCAGTTGATATCGTTCTGAACCCGCTGGGCGTACCATCACGTATGAACATCGGTCAGATTTTGGAAACCCACTTAGGGATGGCAGCGAAAGGTATTGGTGAGAAAATCAATGCTATGCTTAAACAGCAAGAAGAAGTTGCCAAACTGCGTGAGTTTATCCAAAAAGCATACGATTTAGGTGATGATCCACGCCAGAAAGTTGATTTGAACACTTTCACTGACGAAGAAGTTATGCGTTTGGCTGAGAACCTGAAAAAAGGTATGCCAATTGCAACACCAGTATTTGATGGTGCGAAAGAGAAAGAAATCAAAGAACTGCTGAAACTGGGCGGTCTGCCGACTTCAGGTCAGATTACATTATTCGATGGTCGTACTGGCGAGCGTTTTGAGCGTCAAGTTACTGTCGGCTACATGTACATGCTGAAACTGAACCACTTGGTTGACGATAAGATGCATGCCCGTTCAACAGGTTCTTACAGCTTGGTTACTCAGCAACCGCTGGGTGGTAAAGCGCAGTTCGGTGGTCAGCGTTTCGGGGAGATGGAAGTGTGGGCACTGGAAGCATACGGTGCAGCCTATACTCTTCAAGAAATGCTTACAGTTAAATCGGATGACGTTAACGGCCGTACGAAGATGTATAAAAACATCGTCGATGGTAGCCATCAGATGGAACCTGGTATGCCGGAATCTTTCAACGTATTGCTGAAAGAAATCCGTTCACTGGGTATCAACATCGAGCTGGAAGACGAGTAATTCGTTTTATGCCGGAAAGCTTGCTTTCCGGCACATGTAAGCACTGGGATTTGGGGAGAGTGTCTTTGAATACTCACCTGACAGGTCTAACTCCGACAGGAGCATTTTGTGAAAGACTTAATAAAGTTTCTGAAAGCGCAAACCAAGACCGAAGAGTTTGATGCTATCAAGATTGCTCTGGCATCACCTGATATGATCCGTTCATGGTCATTCGGTGAAGTTAAAAAGCCAGAAACCATTAACTACCGTACGTTCAAACCTGAGCGTGACGGTCTTTTCTGTGCGCGTATTTTCGGGCCAGTAAAAGACTATGAATGTCTGTGCGGTAAGTACAAACGTTTAAAACACCGCGGTGTGATTTGTGAGAAGTGTGGCGTAGAAGTTACACAGACCAAAGTCCGTCGTGAGCGCATGGGTCACATTGAACTTGCATCTCCGACTGCACACATTTGGTTCTTAAAATCACTGCCATCCCGTATCGGTTTGCTGCTTGATATGCCACTGCGTGATATCGAACGCGTTCTGTACTTTGAATCATATGTGGTTGTTGAAGGCGGTATGACTAGCCTTGAGCGTGCACAGATTCTGACAGAAGAGCAATATTTAGATGCGTTGGAAGAGTTCGGTGACGAATTTGATGCGAAAATGGGTGCGGAAGCAATCCAAGGCCTGCTGAAAAACCTCGATCTTGAGAACGAGTGTGAAACGCTGCGTGAAGAGTTAAACGAAACTAATTCTGAGACTAAGCGTAAGAAGCTGACTAAGCGTATCAAACTGCTGGAAGCATTTATTCAATCTGGTAACAAACCAGAGTGGATGATCTTAAACGTGCTGCCAGTATTACCACCGGATCTGCGTCCATTAGTTCCACTGGATGGTGGTCGTTTCGCAACATCAGATCTGAACGATCTATATCGTCGCGTAATCAACCGTAATAACCGTCTGAAACGTCTTCTGGATCTGGCTGCGCCAGACATCATCGTACGTAACGAAAAACGTATGCTGCAAGAAGCGGTTGACGCCCTGTTAGATAACGGTCGTCGTGGTCGCGCAATCACTGGTTCTAACAAACGTCCTCTGAAATCTTTGGCAGATATGATCAAAGGTAAACAAGGTCGTTTCCGTCAGAACTTACTTGGTAAGCGTGTTGACTACTCAGGTCGTTCTGTTATCACCGTAGGTCCATACCTGCGCCTGCATCAGTGCGGTCTGCCGAAGAAAATGGCTCTTGAGTTATTCAAACCATTTATCTATGGCAAATTAGAATTACGTGGTCTGGCTACAACCATTAAAGCTGCGAAGAAAATGGTTGAGCGCGAAGAAGCGGTTGTTTGGGATATCTTGGATGAAGTCATCCGTGAACACCCAGTCATGTTGAACCGTGCACCAACACTTCACCGTCTGGGTATCCAAGCTTTCGAACCTATTCTTATCGAAGGTAAAGCTATCCAATTGCACCCACTCGTTTGTGCGGCATATAACGCCGACTTCGATGGAGACCAAATGGCGGTACACGTTCCTCTGACTCTGGAAGCTCAGTTAGAAGCACGTGCGTTGATGATGTCAACCAACAACATCCTGTCACCTGCAAGTGGTGAGCCGATCATCGTTCCTTCTCAGGACGTTGTATTGGGTCTTTACTACATGACACGTGACTGCGTAAACGCGAAAGGCGAGGGCATGGTATTAGCCGGTCCTAAAGAAGCTGAGCGTGTTTACCGTTCAGGTCATGCATCACTGCATGCCCGCGTTAAAGTCCGTATCACTGAAGAAGTAAAAGATTCGGAAGGTAACATTACAATCAACACTGGTTTAGTTGACACCACTGTTGGTCGTGCAATTTTATGGATGATCGTACCGAAAGGTCTGCCTTATGCTCTGGTAAACCAAGCGTTAGGTAAGAAAGCTATCTCCAAAATGCTGAACACCTGTTACCGTGTTCTGGGCCTGAAGCCTACTGTTATTTTTGCTGACCAAATCATGTATACCGGTTTTGCCTATGCGGCACGTTCTGGTGCATCAGTTGGTATCGACGATATGGTTATTCCAGAGAAAAAAGCTGGGATCATCGCCGAAGCAGAAGCTGAAGTTGCAGAAATTCAGGAACAGTTCCAGTCTGGTCTGGTAACAGCAGGCGAACGTTACAACAAAGTTATCGATATCTGGGCAGCAGCAAACGAACGTGTTGCTAAAGCGATGATGGAAAACTTGTCGACTGAAGCGGTTATTAACCGTGATGGCGTCGAAGAACAACAAGTTTCTTTCAACAGTATCTTTATGATGGCCGACTCCGGTGCTCGTGGTTCTGCAGCTCAGATTCGTCAGCTAGCAGGTATGCGTGGTCTGATGGCTAAGCCAGATGGCTCCATCATCGAAACACCAATCACGGCAAACTTCCGTGAAGGTCTGAACGTTCTTCAGTACTTTATCTCTACGCACGGTGCGCGTAAAGGTCTTGCCGATACCGCATTGAAAACAGCGAACTCCGGTTATCTGACTCGTCGTTTAGTTGACGTTGCACAGGACTTGGTTGTGACTGAAGACGACTGTGGAACTCATGAAGGTATCCTGATGACTCCGGTTATCGAGGGTGGCGACGTTAAAGAACCACTGCGTGAGCGTGTATTGGGTCGTGTGACTGCAGAAGATATCCTGATCCCAGGAACGGCAGATATTCTGGTTCCACGTAATACATTACTGCACGAAAAACTGTGTGACCTGTTAGAAGCTAACTCAGTCGACAGCGTTAAAGTTCGTTCAGTTGTAAGTTGTGAAACTGACTTCGGTGTGTGTGCTCACTGTTATGGTCGTGACCTTGCTCGTGGTCATATCATCAACAAAGGTGAAGCTATCGGTGTTATCGCGGCACAGTCAATCGGTGAGCCGGGTACACAGTTAACGATGCGTACGTTCCACATCGGGGGTGCGGCATCTCGTGCGGCGGCAGAATCTAGCATTCAAGTCCGTAACACAGGTACTCTGAAGCTGGTTAACGCGAAATTCGTTACTAACACAGAAGGCAAACTGGTTATTACTTCACGTAATACAGAGCTGCGTCTGATTGACGAATTCGGTCGTACGAAAGAAAGCTATAAAGTCCCTTACGGTGCACACTTGACCAAAGGTGATGGCGAGGCTGTAACGGGCGGCGAAACTGTTGCGAACTGGGATCCACATACCATGCCAGTCGTCAGTGAAGTTTCTGGTTTCATCAGCTTCTCTGACATGCTTGATGGTCAAACAATGACGCGTCAGACTGATGAATTAACCGGTCTGTCTTCAATCGTTGTTCTGGATACTGCGGAACGTACCAGTGGTGGTAAAGACTTGCGTCCTGCTCTGCGTGTTATTGACGCAAATGGTAACGATGTTCTTATCCCTAACACGGACATGCCAACTCAGTACTTCTTACCGGGTAAAGCAATTGTTCAGTTAGACGATGGCGTTGCTATTAATGCGGGTGATACTTTAGCGCGTATTCCACAAGAATCTGTGGGTACTAAAGATATCACGGGTGGTCTACCACGCGTAGCTGACTTGTTCGAAGCTCGTCGTCCGAAAGAGCCTGCAATCTTGGCTGAAATCAGCGGTATTATCTCGTTTGGTAAAGAAACCAAAGGGAAACGTCGTCTGGTTATCACACCATTAGATGGTAGCGATCCGTACGAAGAGATGATCCCTAAATGGCGTCAACTCAACGTGTTCGAAGGTGAGATCGTTGAACGCGGTGACGTGGTTTCCGATGGTCCAGAATCTCCACACGATATTCTGCGTCTGCGTGGTGTCCATGCTGTTACGCGTTATATCACTAACGAGGTTCAGGAAGTTTACCGCTTACAAGGCGTTAAGATTAACGATAAACACATTGAAGTTATCGTTCGTCAGATGCTGCGTAAAGTGACTATCGCGGATGCAGGAAGTTCTGAATTCCTCGAAGGTGAACAAGTCGAGTACTCACGTGTTAAAGTTTCTAACCGTAAACTGGAACAAGAAGGCAAAATTCCAGCGAATTTTGCTCGTGACCTGTTGGGTATTACTAAGGCATCTCTGGCAACAGAATCCTTTATCTCAGCAGCATCGTTCCAAGAAACGACACGCGTACTGACTGAAGCCGCAGTTGCGGGTAAACGTGACGAATTACGTGGTCTGAAAGAAAACGTAATTGTTGGACGCCTGATCCCAGCAGGTACTGGTTTTGCGTATCACCAAGACCGTATCCGCCGCCGTCATCTGAACGACGTTGTGGATGCACCACAAGTCAGTGCAGACGAAGCAACAGCAAACTTAGCTGAGCTGTTAAATGCAGGTTTTAGCAGTGACAACCAGAACTAATTTCTGATTTCACTGTAAAACGCCTGACAAAAGCCAGTGCCGAAAGGTACTGGCTTTTTTTATGTCTTAGGTTTATCTGAATATGTAACGCGTATTTCTATTTTTAAAATATATCCAGCAGTAAAAAAAATGAATAATAAATTGCTTGGCTAAAAATAAACGGTAATAAAAATTATTTTTAAATTATTTAATAGGAATATGCGATGGATAAAAAAAAGACAAATGAACAGGTTGATGTGAATCAAGCTAATCTCTCGGCTTATCATGGAATATTATCAGACTCATTAGGGGCCATAAATACATCTCAGATAGTGACGGGAAATGGGCAAATTGCATTAGATTTAGTTGTTGTTATTGATACTAGTGGCTCAATGTCTGATGAGGCAGGGGATTTAAGTAAACAGATTGATGCGACGATTGAGGCGGCATCAGCAAAGTGTCCATCCCACCTTCGGGCGACATTTTTAGGTATCGAAGGGACTTGGGCAAATACGAAGTTTGATCAATCTGCCAGTGAATATTTAATTAAGATCGGTGCGAACGAAAGGGATCTGCAAGCAAGATTACCGTTTAAAGAATCCGATGGGCGAGATCATGCTGGAAATAAAGAAGATTTATGTCGTGCGGTTATTGATATTAGTAAACACTTTGATTGGCGAGATGATGCGCGTAGGGCTATTTTTGTGCTGGGTGATGAAGGGATGGAAGGTGGCGGTGGAATTCTTACTCGTGCTGCGATTGCAAAAAATAATGAAGCCATATCTGTCGCTCAAGAAAGAGGAATTAAGGTGTATACCTACCAAGGTACACCGGATGATAGCCCAACAAATCTAGATCGTTTTCCGACTCTTGCTGATAGAGATAACGTGACGAGGGAGTATGAACGACTAGCCAAAGAAACCGACGGACGTGCGTACATTTACACCACAGGGATTGCAAATTTCTCGTTGGTTTTACAGGAAATATTATGTGATAGCTTAATACCACCAGCCAAACCAGATCGAAGGCTTTCAGAGTGTGATTCTGTCTGTGAAAACTTGCCACTCATTATAAATACTGTGAATACATTGTCTGATATTATAAAAAAGACCATAGATTCTTGCTGCCCTGATCCCAAGCATGATGACCACTCAGATTGTCAGTGTAAACATTAGAATTGGTTAGCTAGAAAAAGTAAAAGCGGGAATATTTCCCGCTTTAATTATGTGAATGGTAAATATAGTAATTAGTAAAAAATACCAATGATCGCACAGTGAGCCACAAAACCTACCATCAGCGGCACGGCGGTTCGTTTTACCACATCAAATGGCTGCAGTTTTGCACCACTGGATACGGCAATGATTACCCCCGCGACTGGGGACATACCTCGGCCCATGTGTGAGGCTTGTTGCATTGGTAAAATCATTGCAATAGGGTTAACGCCCATACTATGTGCAATTTGTGGAATTAACTCAACGAACGCGAGGAATGGCGCATTACCTGAACCCATAATAATAGCAGCGGCAAGTGTGACGAGTGCGAACACAATCGCCATGGCAAATGGTGGCAAGCCGACGGATTCAGCACCTAAAATCAGTTGGTCAATTGCTCCACTGACTTTAATACCATGAGCGAACACTCCAGCGGCAACCAATAAGCCGACCACATTACTGAATGCATGACCCATACCATTTAGAAATGTTTGGAAGCCATTACAAACCGCTTTAAAATTACGTACGCGAAGTGTTTCAATCACCATGCAAATGGCCATCGCAATCAGCACGATAGTCACAACATCTAAGTGAATACCGGAAAAGAACAAATTGGACGTTCCTACTGCCATAATAATGGGGAGCATAGGAAGAAGTGCATAATATCCAGGAACTGACTTAGTAATTTCTTCTTTTTCATGTGACTGAACGGCTTTACCAATTTCAGGTACGAAACCTTGTTTTCGGTCACAGTGACGTTGCCAGAAAATATGGGTAATACCGACGACCAATACAGTGGCTAATGCCGCTGGCCCTTGATAGTAAAGCACATACTCAACGACAGACATATCGACCGCTTTCGCACCACGAATGGCATCAATCGCGGTTGGTGTGTAAGCCACCCCAAGAGAAGTTGCGATAACCCCAGCCGCAGAAGCAGGTGATAATCCCAAACCAATCATAATTGGGAACATGGTTCCCATTAATAATACGGCTAAGCCTGTTGCTGATGGGATAGCTAACTGCAAGATACTCGCCAGCAAGAAAGAGAAAAATAGCAGTACATAAGGGGAACGCATATTTTTCAGTGGCTTAGTTGCAACACGTACTACCGCTTCATTGGCACCGATATGGTCCATATAGTGCGCAAAGCCCATCAATGCCATGATCATTAAACCGAGATCCGCTGCGCGGCTACTGAATAAATCTCGCATGACTTCAAATGGGTCGAGCCAAGTGATACCAGTGGTGGCGACATTTTTAGGGAGGATTGGACCCCAGCCAAGGGCTAGGGTGAATATCATCAATACTAAGCCAGCGATTAATAGTACTGGCTCAGCTTTGTACCCCTTTAAAATAAATCGCGCAACCAAAACAACGATAATCAGAACCGTTAGAATTGGGATCATGCTTTAGCTCCTGGTTTGAAGCGTTCTGCGGTGATTTGTACCACTTGTTTTAATACATCGCTGGCGGCATGTAGGGATTTAACGGGTAAATATTCATAGATTGAATGGAAGTTATGTGCGCCTGTGAAGATATTAGGGCAAGGCAATCCATTTTGCGATAATGCAGCTCCATCATAACCCCCACGCATAGGAATGACTTTTGGTGTGATACCACAAGCTTGGTAGGCATCAACGGCAATATCAATAGGGTAACGGTTATCACCTTGTAGGCTATTGTAAACGTTAGAGTAGCGGTCTGATAGCTTACAAACAACACTTTCGCTTCCCCAAAGGCTTTCGCAGCTCTCTGCTAATTGTTTTAAGAAAGCCATACGTTTGCGATAGCCGTCTTCGGTAAAATCACGCACATCCATTTTTAAAACAGTACGGGCGCTGTTACCTGACATTTGTTTCACCCAATAATAGCCTTCGCGTCCATCGGTATACTCAGGAGCTTCACCACCCGGTAACATGGCAATAAATTTTTGTGCCATTAATAATGAGTTAACCAGTTTGCCTTTTGCGGACATTGGATGAGCCGATTTACCCGTAAAGATGATTTCGGCATCACCTGCGTTCCAGTTTTCATACACCAGTTCACCGATACCGCAGCAGTCCAAGGTATAGGCAAAATCAGCACCAAACTCTTTAACATCAAAGACTTTTGCGCCACGGAGGCCTTGCTCTTCATCTGGAACGAAACCAATTTTAATGGTGCCGTGCTTAATTTCTGGATTTTGCTTAAAGTATTGCAGCATATCCATGATAGAGGCAATTGCCGCTTTATCGTCAGCACCTAATAGGCTAGTTCCATCAGTGACAATTATGTCATCACCAATGTAATTCACTAATTCAGGGAACTCACTCTTACGTAGATAAATATTAAGCTCTTTATTCATGCATAAATCTTCACCGGTGTATGGCAAAATTTGTGCTTTAGTATCATTGGTTTGTTCTGCGCTAGTGTCTAAATGGCCGAAGAAAGCGACGGTTGGGACATCATAATCAAGATTGGAAGGCAAAGTTGCGGTGACAATAGCTGTGTCACGCAGCTTAATATCTTCAACGCCCAGAGCTTCTAATTCTTGGACCAGCTGTTTCGCAAGGACGCGTTGTCCTTCTGAGGAAGGCATAATTCCTGCCGCACCCTTTTCCCTATCAGTGGTGGTGTTAATTTTGGTATAAGAAATAAACCGCTCAACAATATTCATTCTTTTTATTCCCCAGCATCTTATAGAATGCGTTTTACATTAGTTATATCTGTGGCTGTAATTTCATTTCACAGTATTATTCTTGTATCACAATTAAAGATATTCTGAATATCAGACCTGTTGAATTTTTCTAAGAAATGCTAGTGAGAATATAAAATTGATAATTAATAGTGGCATTATTCGAATAATGAATTAAAATGGGCGACTTTACTCCTGCCTTATTTTTCGTCTTAAATAATATTGTTAAATTATTGATATTAAATCGTAAGAATATTCTTTCGTAATGTGTTTTTTATTTAACACCTTATTTTAAACTTATCCTATCTTAAATTTAATTAATATATATTGCTGTTAGATGTTCAAAAGATAATTTTTCCTAGAAATAAAAATTTTTAATTAGCAAAATTAATAGAAAATTAGATGGAATGAATGCTTAAAATCATATTTTGATATTTTATTTCTTTGCCTTTCATTTAGATAATTGAATCAATTTTATACTGACTGTTTTTTGCAGGATGGTGATAAAAATTTTCTTTTGTCTTGTTTCGTATTACCTCTACTTTTTTGCATTGAAAGCAAATGAAGATTTACTGGCAGGTATTTCTTCGTCATTTGATATGTAATTTTCAAGCAAAATTTTACTTCTGTGCTCAGCATCTCTGAATTATTTATTTTTATTAAAAATCAGCATGTTAATTTTGATTGTCATAAGTTTGCATCATATCTTTATTGTGGGGAAATTGACTTATTTTCTACGAATTGATTACTTTTTGTGATCTCCACTTGAATTTTGATATTTTCGATCACTTACTTTTTGATATTATGCAAAAGTATAAATAATATGTATTAATCAAAAACGAAAGAAAACGTAAACAAAAGAGGATGAAGCAATGACTGTTTCGCGCAGAACCTTTATAAAAGGATTAGCAGCCAGCGGTGCAGCAATGTCGGTTTCTAGTCCCATTTTAGCCAATGATGGAAAACCTTCAAATATTAAGCCTTACCGACCCGATAACGCCCCTAACTTATTGATAGTATTCCCTGATGAGATGCGTGCCCATGCATTACAATTTATGGGAGAAGACCCGTCAATTACCCCTAATTTAAATAAGTTTGCCAAACAAGCGAAAGTCATGACGCAGATGGCATCCAATTACCCATTATGTTCCCCATTCCGTGGCATGTTTATGACTGGGCAATATCCTGTTCGTAACGGTATTACAGGCAACGCACATGATTATGGTGGAAAGGTAGGGATTGATTTATCACCTTATGCCAATTGTTGGTCTGATGTTTTGAAATCATTGGATTACAGCACGGGATATATTGGTAAATGGCATTTAGATGCGCCATATGCACCTTTTATTGAAAGCTATAATAACCCAATGGAAGGTCGTTATTGGAATGAATGGGCTGCTCCAAACCGCCGCCATGGCTTTGATTTTTGGTACTCCTACGGCACATATGATCTGCATATGAAACCGATGTATTGGGCCAATAATACACCACGGGAAAAACCGATTTATGTAGACCAATGGGGACCAGAGCACGAAGCGGATATAGCCATAAAATTCTTACAAAATAAAAATGGGCAGTACCGTGATAATACCAAGCCATTTGCGCTGGTTGTTTCTATGAACCCTCCGCATTCACCGTATGACCAAGTTCCACAAAAGTATCTCGATGCCTATAAAGGAAAAACCTCGCAAGAGTTAAATACTCGGCCAAATGTTAAATGGGATGTGGAATACCAAGAAGGCTATGGACCTCAATATTTCAAAGAATATCTGGCGATGGTAAACGGCGTTGATGAACAATTTGGTCGCATCGTTGATGAGCTTGAAAAACAAGGGCTTGCGGATAATACATTGGTTGTTTTCTTCTCTGATCATGGTAGTTGTCTTGGCGCAAATGGCCAGCCGACAAAAAATAACCCTTATGATGAGTCGATGCGTGTTCCGATGATGTTTCGGTTACCGGGTAAAATTCAACCAGGGCAAGATGATGCATTAATGTCAGCGCCGGATATCTACCCAACGATTCTAGGTTTATTGGGGTTAGAGCAATGGATCCCTGGCTCAGTTGAAGGAAGTAATTTAGCTGAACGTGTAGTCACTGGTGAGGGGGAAGTCGCTAACTCTCAACTTTATTTATTTATTCCGTATGGTGAACCTTCGTTTGGTAAACGTGGCGTGAGAACGAAAACACATACATTGGTTATTGACCGTCAGGATGGGCAACCACTGAAATATACGCTTTATGATAATGTGAATGATCCTTATCAAATGAAAAATGTGGCAGATGAGAACAAACCCATTATTGATAAATTAATTAAAGAAGAGCTTATACCGTGGTTAGAAAAAACCGGTGATTCTTGGAGACCAACAGAGTTTATTACAGCAACAACAAATAAATTAAATAAAAAAGTTTCAGCTTGTGAAGTTAAATAAATCATTTTTTGCCACCTAATAAACTAGGTGGCATTAATTAAAAAAATGAAAATATTATTCTCTAATAAAACAGGGAATCACTATCCTCGTGCTTAAATAGTACACAGCTTTGGAATAAAGATAATGAAAAAATTAATTATTGCTAGTGCAGTATTATTTTCAATTTCATCACAATATGCTCTCGCAAATAACTATAAAACAACAATTGAATATCGTCATCAATATTTAGACGCATCAGGGAAAAGCGGAGATAGAATTAAAGCTTTTTTGGATACAGGGAAAAATATTGGATTTGAGTTAGATGCACGCTATGGAAATAAAGATGGTGCTTATGACGCAATGAAAATTGATGGTTCGGAATTTTCAGCTTTTTATTATACAAAATTGAATCCAAATTTAGTGGGGCTTGTCGGTGCTTCTCTTGATTTCGATAAATTAGGTTTAGTTTATGTTCCTTATGTCCGTTTAAATTATACATTCGATAATGGTATTCGTTTACAAGGCCGTTATAAATGGAAAGTGTGGGATTATGGTCAAGTAGGAGAGAATGGCAGTAATTATCACTCTAAAATCCAAGAGTTTGATAGCTGGATAGGTTACAAATGGGGTAACTTAGATTTACAGTATCAATTGGATTTAATGTGGGAAATGGCTGACAATGCTCAACCTCTTTATAATGATAAGAAATTCGATTATCAACACAACGTTCGCCTTCGTTATGATATTAAAGCAGATGATGGTGCGTTATGGCGCCCATTTGTTGAAGTGGGCAATGTGAAAGAAAATAGGTTTTCAAGTGACCGTCAAACACGATTCCGTGTGGGTATTCAATATACTTGGTAATATCATTTTCATATAAATATATATTTGCCCACGAGTGATCGTGGGTTTTTTATTGCCGGTTTGCAAAGAAGAGAAAAGAATAAATACTGAAAAACAAGAAAAATGGCCAATAAATTGGCCAAAAGAAAGTAATGAAATGACAACTTGAGCAATGGTAAATCGGGTTGTAATGAATCAAATTTTGAGTTTAATAACTTCACTTGCTGCTAATAAATAGGCTCCAGCTCCATAATCCATATTATGGTCATATTTGACATCTCGTGGGTTGAACGCCGGAAGCTGTACCCAACCTAGCATTCCATTGGGGTGAATACAGTTTTGTAGTGCACACCATGATTTTTCGAGCAGAGGCAGGTAGCGTGCTTCTTCCAGTAAACCTTGGTTTAAGCCCCACGCTAATCCATAGCAAAATAATGCAGTGGCACTACTTTCAGGGGCAGGGAAGCTTTGGGGATCAAGTAAACTAGTGCGCCAGAAACCATCTTCTTGTTGGTATTGAATGACAGTTTCCATTAGGTCGGTAAATAAATTTACATATTGCTGGCGGGCAGGAAACTCTTTAGGTAACGATTGTAAAATACGTGGGATAGATGCAATGACCCAACCAATACCTCGGCTCCAAAATACTTTTTCACCATTTTTTTCACGTAATTCACCACCCTTGCCATCAGGAATGTAGCGATAATCGCGATAAATTAAGCCAGTTTCAGGATCACGCAAATGTTCTATCGCATCCCAATAAGCGGTATGCATGTAGTCTAAGTAGCGATTGTCATTTGTTTTAGCTGATA includes these proteins:
- the rpoC gene encoding DNA-directed RNA polymerase subunit beta', with protein sequence MKDLIKFLKAQTKTEEFDAIKIALASPDMIRSWSFGEVKKPETINYRTFKPERDGLFCARIFGPVKDYECLCGKYKRLKHRGVICEKCGVEVTQTKVRRERMGHIELASPTAHIWFLKSLPSRIGLLLDMPLRDIERVLYFESYVVVEGGMTSLERAQILTEEQYLDALEEFGDEFDAKMGAEAIQGLLKNLDLENECETLREELNETNSETKRKKLTKRIKLLEAFIQSGNKPEWMILNVLPVLPPDLRPLVPLDGGRFATSDLNDLYRRVINRNNRLKRLLDLAAPDIIVRNEKRMLQEAVDALLDNGRRGRAITGSNKRPLKSLADMIKGKQGRFRQNLLGKRVDYSGRSVITVGPYLRLHQCGLPKKMALELFKPFIYGKLELRGLATTIKAAKKMVEREEAVVWDILDEVIREHPVMLNRAPTLHRLGIQAFEPILIEGKAIQLHPLVCAAYNADFDGDQMAVHVPLTLEAQLEARALMMSTNNILSPASGEPIIVPSQDVVLGLYYMTRDCVNAKGEGMVLAGPKEAERVYRSGHASLHARVKVRITEEVKDSEGNITINTGLVDTTVGRAILWMIVPKGLPYALVNQALGKKAISKMLNTCYRVLGLKPTVIFADQIMYTGFAYAARSGASVGIDDMVIPEKKAGIIAEAEAEVAEIQEQFQSGLVTAGERYNKVIDIWAAANERVAKAMMENLSTEAVINRDGVEEQQVSFNSIFMMADSGARGSAAQIRQLAGMRGLMAKPDGSIIETPITANFREGLNVLQYFISTHGARKGLADTALKTANSGYLTRRLVDVAQDLVVTEDDCGTHEGILMTPVIEGGDVKEPLRERVLGRVTAEDILIPGTADILVPRNTLLHEKLCDLLEANSVDSVKVRSVVSCETDFGVCAHCYGRDLARGHIINKGEAIGVIAAQSIGEPGTQLTMRTFHIGGAASRAAAESSIQVRNTGTLKLVNAKFVTNTEGKLVITSRNTELRLIDEFGRTKESYKVPYGAHLTKGDGEAVTGGETVANWDPHTMPVVSEVSGFISFSDMLDGQTMTRQTDELTGLSSIVVLDTAERTSGGKDLRPALRVIDANGNDVLIPNTDMPTQYFLPGKAIVQLDDGVAINAGDTLARIPQESVGTKDITGGLPRVADLFEARRPKEPAILAEISGIISFGKETKGKRRLVITPLDGSDPYEEMIPKWRQLNVFEGEIVERGDVVSDGPESPHDILRLRGVHAVTRYITNEVQEVYRLQGVKINDKHIEVIVRQMLRKVTIADAGSSEFLEGEQVEYSRVKVSNRKLEQEGKIPANFARDLLGITKASLATESFISAASFQETTRVLTEAAVAGKRDELRGLKENVIVGRLIPAGTGFAYHQDRIRRRHLNDVVDAPQVSADEATANLAELLNAGFSSDNQN
- the dcuC gene encoding C4-dicarboxylate transporter DcuC, whose product is MIPILTVLIIVVLVARFILKGYKAEPVLLIAGLVLMIFTLALGWGPILPKNVATTGITWLDPFEVMRDLFSSRAADLGLMIMALMGFAHYMDHIGANEAVVRVATKPLKNMRSPYVLLFFSFLLASILQLAIPSATGLAVLLMGTMFPIMIGLGLSPASAAGVIATSLGVAYTPTAIDAIRGAKAVDMSVVEYVLYYQGPAALATVLVVGITHIFWQRHCDRKQGFVPEIGKAVQSHEKEEITKSVPGYYALLPMLPIIMAVGTSNLFFSGIHLDVVTIVLIAMAICMVIETLRVRNFKAVCNGFQTFLNGMGHAFSNVVGLLVAAGVFAHGIKVSGAIDQLILGAESVGLPPFAMAIVFALVTLAAAIIMGSGNAPFLAFVELIPQIAHSMGVNPIAMILPMQQASHMGRGMSPVAGVIIAVSSGAKLQPFDVVKRTAVPLMVGFVAHCAIIGIFY
- the pepT gene encoding peptidase T — its product is MNIVERFISYTKINTTTDREKGAAGIMPSSEGQRVLAKQLVQELEALGVEDIKLRDTAIVTATLPSNLDYDVPTVAFFGHLDTSAEQTNDTKAQILPYTGEDLCMNKELNIYLRKSEFPELVNYIGDDIIVTDGTSLLGADDKAAIASIMDMLQYFKQNPEIKHGTIKIGFVPDEEQGLRGAKVFDVKEFGADFAYTLDCCGIGELVYENWNAGDAEIIFTGKSAHPMSAKGKLVNSLLMAQKFIAMLPGGEAPEYTDGREGYYWVKQMSGNSARTVLKMDVRDFTEDGYRKRMAFLKQLAESCESLWGSESVVCKLSDRYSNVYNSLQGDNRYPIDIAVDAYQACGITPKVIPMRGGYDGAALSQNGLPCPNIFTGAHNFHSIYEYLPVKSLHAASDVLKQVVQITAERFKPGAKA